The Streptomyces sp. NL15-2K genome contains a region encoding:
- the prcA gene encoding proteasome subunit alpha, translating into MSTPFYVSPQQQMADRAEYARKGIARGRSLVVLQYADGIVFVGENPSRALHKFSEIYDRIGFAAAGKYNEYENLRIGGVRYADLRGYTYDRDDVTARGLANVYAQTLGTIFSSAAEKPYEVELVVAEVGETPEGDQLYRLPHDGSIVDEHGSVAVGGNAEQISSYLDQRHQDGMSLAAALKLAVQALSRDTNGSEREIPAERLEVAVLDRTRPQLRKFKRIVGRQLARLLESGGATTEAESSEESEGSEEE; encoded by the coding sequence GTGTCGACGCCGTTCTATGTCTCACCCCAGCAGCAGATGGCCGACCGGGCGGAGTACGCCCGTAAGGGCATCGCTCGTGGCCGCAGCCTGGTCGTGCTGCAGTATGCCGACGGCATCGTCTTCGTCGGCGAGAACCCGTCCCGTGCGCTGCACAAGTTCAGCGAGATCTACGACCGGATCGGCTTCGCGGCCGCCGGCAAGTACAACGAGTACGAGAATCTGCGGATCGGCGGTGTGCGGTATGCCGATCTTCGTGGTTACACCTATGACCGCGATGACGTGACCGCCCGTGGTCTGGCCAACGTCTATGCCCAGACGCTGGGCACGATCTTCTCCAGTGCGGCCGAGAAGCCGTATGAGGTGGAGCTGGTCGTCGCGGAGGTCGGTGAGACGCCCGAGGGTGATCAGCTCTATCGGCTGCCGCATGACGGCTCGATCGTGGACGAGCACGGCTCGGTCGCGGTGGGTGGCAACGCGGAGCAGATCAGCAGTTATCTGGATCAGCGGCACCAGGACGGCATGAGCCTGGCGGCGGCGCTCAAGCTGGCTGTCCAGGCCCTGTCGCGCGACACGAACGGCAGTGAGCGGGAGATCCCCGCGGAGCGCCTGGAGGTCGCGGTGCTGGACCGTACGCGTCCGCAGTTGCGCAAGTTCAAGCGCATCGTCGGCCGTCAGCTCGCCCGGTTGCTGGAGAGCGGTGGAGCGACGACCGAGGCGGAGAGTTCCGAGGAGTCCGAGGGCTCCGAAGAGGAGTAG
- a CDS encoding ubiquitin-like protein Pup, whose protein sequence is MATKDTGGGQQKATRNTEEVEEAPEAQASEDLKERQEKLSDDVDSVLDEIDDVLEENAEDFVRSFVQKGGQ, encoded by the coding sequence ATGGCGACCAAGGACACCGGCGGCGGACAGCAGAAGGCGACGCGCAACACCGAAGAGGTCGAGGAGGCACCCGAGGCGCAGGCATCGGAGGACCTCAAGGAGCGGCAGGAGAAGCTGAGCGACGACGTGGACTCGGTGCTGGACGAGATTGACGATGTCCTCGAGGAGAATGCAGAGGATTTCGTGCGCTCATTCGTTCAGAAGGGTGGCCAGTAG
- a CDS encoding MFS transporter — translation MAAGYLEILRARHAARLLVGTLIGRLPNATAAIAIVLFVRAEGGSYSLAGALAAVYGVANAMGQPVLGRLVDLHGQPRVQLPAVVVSALAMAAFAFTGVEPLPLSYAAVAAAGLFTPPLEGGLRALWPSVLRKEGQVHTAYAMDAIAQEVMFAVGPLLVTLCVSLWSAQAALLVLNVIGVLGALSVVVSPPSRAWRSAPREAHWLGALRSPGLLALLGAFLFVGIALGSITVASVPYADDNGGDVVYGWLMAALGLGALVGGTFYGARQWTGEPARRLQVLVAFLAVCYLPLMLMPGAVAMTLLTVLAGVFLAPAIACAFVLVDRHAPRGTVTEAFSWLVTTFTVGHSVGTGLAGPVVDAGGALWGFAVPGAAGGVSLLVLLATGRVLAASGGGAVVAASSENDPNRAVEPRFSSGDRA, via the coding sequence ATGGCCGCGGGATATCTGGAGATCCTCAGGGCGAGGCACGCCGCCCGGCTGCTCGTCGGCACGCTGATCGGCCGGCTGCCGAACGCCACCGCCGCGATCGCGATCGTGCTGTTCGTGCGCGCGGAGGGAGGCTCGTACAGCCTGGCCGGGGCGCTCGCGGCCGTCTACGGTGTGGCCAATGCCATGGGGCAGCCGGTGCTCGGGCGGCTCGTGGATCTCCACGGGCAGCCGCGTGTCCAGCTGCCGGCGGTGGTGGTGTCGGCCCTCGCGATGGCCGCCTTCGCCTTCACGGGCGTCGAGCCGCTGCCGCTCTCCTACGCCGCCGTGGCGGCCGCCGGACTCTTCACGCCGCCCCTGGAGGGCGGTCTGCGGGCGCTGTGGCCCTCCGTCCTCCGTAAGGAGGGGCAGGTGCACACGGCGTACGCCATGGACGCCATAGCGCAGGAAGTCATGTTCGCCGTCGGGCCCCTGCTGGTGACGCTGTGCGTGTCGCTGTGGTCGGCGCAGGCGGCGCTGCTGGTCCTGAATGTGATCGGGGTGCTGGGAGCGCTCTCCGTGGTCGTGTCGCCCCCCTCGCGCGCGTGGCGCTCGGCGCCGCGGGAGGCGCACTGGCTCGGTGCGCTCAGGTCGCCCGGACTCCTCGCGCTTCTCGGCGCGTTCCTGTTCGTCGGCATCGCGCTCGGCTCGATCACGGTGGCGTCCGTGCCGTACGCGGACGACAACGGCGGCGACGTGGTGTACGGCTGGCTGATGGCGGCCCTGGGGCTGGGCGCGCTCGTCGGCGGCACGTTCTACGGGGCACGGCAGTGGACCGGCGAGCCCGCGAGGCGACTGCAGGTCCTGGTGGCTTTTCTGGCGGTGTGTTACCTGCCGCTGATGCTGATGCCCGGGGCCGTGGCCATGACGTTGCTGACGGTCCTCGCGGGCGTCTTCCTCGCGCCCGCCATCGCCTGTGCCTTCGTCCTGGTCGACCGGCACGCGCCGCGGGGGACGGTCACCGAGGCGTTCTCCTGGCTTGTGACGACGTTCACAGTGGGCCACTCCGTCGGAACCGGGCTGGCGGGACCGGTCGTCGATGCCGGCGGCGCCCTGTGGGGCTTCGCCGTGCCGGGCGCCGCGGGGGGCGTGTCGCTGCTGGTTCTGCTGGCCACGGGGCGGGTCCTCGCAGCTTCCGGTGGGGGAGCGGTTGTTGCGGCTTCATCGGAAAATGATCCAAACCGTGCCGTCGAACCTCGTTTCAGCTCGGGGGATCGGGCGTAA
- a CDS encoding endonuclease VII domain-containing protein gives MQEEQTVKRCSRCKECKPRAAFASNKAARDGLQAYCRECWAEYHQARQLAKGKNVRPRVQTPEGHKFCRSCGEIKPHSEWHRNATASDGLSTSCKVCRANKGRADHLKRQYGITEAERDELISSQAGVCCICLAAPAAHVDHCHNTGRVRGVLCFSCNAALGQFKDRPDVIRRAAAYVEGIAWKPTLVAPGVYQLPS, from the coding sequence GTGCAAGAAGAGCAGACGGTGAAGCGCTGCTCGCGGTGCAAGGAGTGCAAGCCGCGGGCGGCGTTCGCCAGCAACAAGGCGGCCCGTGATGGGCTGCAGGCCTACTGCCGGGAATGCTGGGCCGAGTACCACCAGGCCAGGCAGCTGGCCAAGGGGAAGAACGTCCGGCCGCGGGTGCAGACGCCCGAAGGGCACAAGTTCTGTCGTAGCTGCGGTGAGATCAAGCCTCACAGCGAGTGGCACCGCAACGCGACTGCTTCCGACGGCCTCTCGACGAGTTGCAAGGTGTGCAGGGCCAACAAAGGGCGTGCCGATCACCTGAAGCGCCAGTACGGCATCACCGAAGCCGAACGCGACGAGTTGATCTCTTCTCAAGCGGGCGTCTGCTGCATATGTTTGGCGGCCCCGGCCGCACATGTGGATCACTGCCACAACACGGGTAGGGTCCGAGGCGTACTGTGCTTCAGCTGCAACGCCGCACTGGGGCAGTTCAAGGATCGGCCCGACGTGATAAGGCGGGCTGCTGCTTACGTGGAAGGAATCGCGTGGAAGCCAACACTCGTAGCACCGGGCGTCTACCAGCTGCCTTCCTGA
- a CDS encoding FKBP-type peptidyl-prolyl cis-trans isomerase: MSIDKPEIDFPGGEPPADLEIKDIWEGDGAVAQAGQTVTVHYVGVAFSTGEEFDASWNRGTPFRFPLGAGRVIKGWDQGVQGMKVGGRRQLTVPAHLAYGNQSPTPAIKPGETLIFVVDLLGV; the protein is encoded by the coding sequence GTGAGCATCGACAAGCCCGAGATCGACTTCCCGGGCGGCGAGCCCCCGGCGGACCTCGAGATCAAGGACATCTGGGAGGGCGACGGCGCCGTGGCGCAGGCGGGTCAGACCGTCACCGTCCACTACGTGGGCGTCGCCTTCAGCACCGGCGAGGAGTTCGACGCCAGCTGGAACCGCGGAACCCCCTTCCGTTTCCCGCTGGGCGCCGGCCGGGTCATCAAGGGCTGGGACCAGGGCGTGCAGGGCATGAAGGTCGGCGGCCGCCGCCAGCTGACCGTCCCGGCCCACCTCGCCTACGGCAACCAGAGCCCGACCCCGGCGATCAAGCCCGGCGAGACCCTGATCTTCGTGGTCGACCTCCTCGGGGTCTGA
- the prcB gene encoding proteasome subunit beta yields the protein MEANTRSTGRLPAAFLTPGSSSFMDFLSEHQPEILPGNRQLPPTQGVIEAPHGTTIVAVTFPGGVVLAGDRRATMGNVIAQRDIEKVFPADEYSAVGIAGTAGLAVEMVKLFQLELEHFEKVEGAQLSLEGKANRLSTMIRSNLAMAMQGLAVVPLFAGYDVDRDKGRIFSYDVTGGRSEEHHFAATGSGSIFARGAMKKLFRDDLSEADATMLVVQALYDAADDDSATGGPDVARRIYPIVTVITEDGFRRLTEEESSEIARSILERRLEQPDGPRAALL from the coding sequence GTGGAAGCCAACACTCGTAGCACCGGGCGTCTACCAGCTGCCTTCCTGACGCCTGGGTCGTCGTCCTTCATGGACTTCCTGTCCGAGCACCAGCCGGAGATACTGCCCGGCAACCGGCAGCTCCCCCCCACGCAGGGTGTGATCGAGGCGCCGCACGGGACGACGATCGTGGCCGTCACTTTTCCGGGCGGGGTGGTGCTCGCCGGTGACCGGCGCGCCACTATGGGTAACGTCATTGCTCAGCGTGACATCGAGAAGGTGTTCCCGGCCGACGAGTACTCGGCCGTGGGTATCGCCGGCACCGCGGGTCTGGCCGTCGAGATGGTCAAGCTCTTCCAGCTGGAGCTGGAGCACTTCGAGAAGGTCGAAGGGGCGCAGCTCTCCCTGGAGGGCAAGGCGAACCGCCTGTCGACCATGATCCGTTCCAACCTGGCCATGGCCATGCAGGGTCTGGCCGTGGTCCCGCTCTTCGCCGGGTACGACGTGGACCGCGACAAGGGGCGGATTTTCTCCTACGACGTCACGGGTGGCCGTTCCGAGGAGCACCACTTCGCGGCCACGGGCTCCGGGTCGATCTTCGCGCGCGGTGCCATGAAGAAGCTCTTCCGTGACGACCTGTCCGAGGCCGATGCCACGATGCTCGTGGTGCAGGCCCTGTACGACGCGGCAGACGACGACTCGGCGACCGGTGGTCCCGATGTCGCGCGCCGGATCTACCCGATCGTCACCGTGATCACCGAGGACGGCTTCCGTCGGCTCACCGAGGAGGAGTCCTCCGAGATCGCCCGTTCGATCCTGGAGCGTCGCCTGGAGCAGCCCGACGGTCCGCGGGCCGCGCTGCTGTAG
- a CDS encoding WYL domain-containing protein translates to MAIAKAERLMNLALCLLGTRRPLSKRELRESIEAYLEAGSDDSFNRMFERDKDDLRELGLVIETVENLDGEVGYLARRDSNRLPPITLDAEEAAALGLAAKVWQQARLAGAASGALQKLRAAGLPEGVDPYEPHGALEPRIPVHEAAFEPLMLACRDRRPVVFEYRKATAARPEPRHVEPWALECWRGHWYLACFDRDRGAERVFRLSRITGKVRTRGTRFTAPVPDVVTVRETVASWAGETADRSAVIRLRTGAGYPLRAKATSVRELGDGWDELEIPYGHGLDAWLVEFGPDVVVLEPAELRADVVDRLRAVAKG, encoded by the coding sequence ATGGCCATTGCCAAGGCCGAGCGGCTGATGAACCTGGCGCTGTGTCTGCTCGGGACGCGGCGGCCGCTCAGCAAGCGCGAGCTGCGTGAGTCCATCGAGGCCTACCTGGAAGCCGGCTCCGACGACTCCTTCAACCGGATGTTCGAGCGGGACAAGGACGATCTGCGCGAGCTCGGACTCGTGATCGAGACCGTGGAGAACCTGGACGGCGAGGTCGGCTACCTCGCCCGCCGCGACAGCAACCGCCTGCCGCCCATCACCCTCGACGCCGAGGAGGCCGCCGCCCTGGGGCTGGCCGCCAAGGTGTGGCAGCAGGCGCGGCTCGCCGGAGCGGCCAGCGGCGCCCTGCAGAAACTGCGCGCGGCCGGGCTGCCCGAGGGCGTCGACCCCTATGAGCCGCATGGCGCCCTGGAGCCGCGCATCCCGGTGCACGAGGCGGCGTTCGAACCGCTGATGCTGGCCTGCCGCGACCGCCGCCCGGTCGTCTTCGAGTACCGCAAGGCCACCGCCGCCCGCCCCGAGCCCCGGCACGTCGAACCGTGGGCGCTCGAGTGCTGGCGCGGTCACTGGTACCTCGCGTGCTTCGACCGCGACCGGGGCGCCGAGCGGGTGTTCCGGCTGTCCCGGATCACCGGCAAGGTGCGCACGCGCGGAACCCGGTTCACCGCCCCGGTTCCGGATGTCGTCACCGTGCGGGAGACCGTCGCGAGCTGGGCGGGCGAGACCGCCGACCGCTCCGCGGTGATCCGGCTGCGTACGGGCGCGGGTTACCCCCTGCGGGCGAAGGCCACCTCCGTGCGGGAACTGGGCGACGGCTGGGACGAGTTGGAGATTCCGTACGGCCACGGTCTGGACGCCTGGCTGGTGGAGTTCGGGCCGGACGTAGTGGTCCTGGAACCCGCCGAGCTGCGGGCCGACGTGGTGGACCGGCTGCGTGCCGTGGCCAAGGGCTGA
- the tatA gene encoding Sec-independent protein translocase subunit TatA, producing the protein MFGRLGAPEIILILVVIILLFGAKKLPDMARSLGKSARILKSEAKAMKTEGQDNASAPAAPPHDDQQPPAQRTIQAAPGDVTSSRPVTEPTDTTKR; encoded by the coding sequence ATGTTCGGAAGGCTCGGCGCCCCCGAGATCATTCTCATCCTCGTCGTCATCATCCTGCTGTTCGGCGCGAAGAAGCTTCCGGACATGGCGCGTTCGCTCGGCAAGTCCGCGCGCATCCTCAAGAGTGAGGCCAAGGCGATGAAGACCGAGGGCCAGGACAACGCGTCCGCTCCCGCGGCCCCGCCGCACGACGACCAGCAGCCCCCGGCTCAGCGCACGATCCAGGCCGCCCCCGGCGACGTGACGAGCTCGCGCCCGGTCACCGAGCCGACGGACACCACGAAGCGCTGA
- the pafA gene encoding Pup--protein ligase, whose protein sequence is MDRRIFGLENEYGVTCTFRGQRRLSPDEVARYLFRRVVSWGRSSNVFLRNGARLYLDVGSHPEYATPECDNVTELVTHDKAGERILEGLLVDAERRLHEEGIAGDVYLFKNNTDSAGNSYGCHENYLVARHGEFSRLADILIPFLVTRQLLCGAGKVLQTPRGAVYCVSQRAEHIWEGVSSATTRSRPIINTRDEPHADAERYRRLHVIVGDSNMSETTMLLKVGATDLVLRMIEAGTVMRDLTLENPIRAIREVSHDITGRRKVRLASGREASALEVQREYYEKAVDFCERRGIRTGTVEQVLELWGRTLDAIEAEDLDRIGTEIDWVMKYKLIERYRAKHNMTMSHPRVAQIDLAYHDIHRRRGLYYLLEKKGQAARICNDLKIFEGKSVPPQTTRARLRGDFIRRAQEQRRDFTVDWVHLKLNDQAQRTVLCKDPFRSVDDRVEKLIAGM, encoded by the coding sequence ATGGACCGCCGCATTTTCGGGCTGGAGAACGAGTACGGCGTCACGTGCACGTTCAGGGGACAGCGCCGCCTGTCTCCTGACGAGGTGGCGCGGTACCTCTTCCGCCGTGTCGTGTCATGGGGCCGCAGCAGCAATGTCTTTCTGCGCAACGGCGCCCGCCTCTATCTCGACGTGGGCTCACATCCGGAATACGCGACACCCGAATGTGACAACGTGACCGAACTGGTCACCCACGACAAGGCCGGCGAACGCATTCTGGAAGGACTCCTGGTAGACGCAGAACGACGCCTGCACGAGGAAGGAATCGCGGGCGACGTCTACCTCTTCAAGAACAACACCGACTCGGCGGGCAACTCGTACGGGTGTCACGAGAACTATCTGGTGGCACGGCACGGCGAGTTCTCCCGGCTCGCGGACATCCTCATTCCGTTCCTCGTCACGCGTCAGCTGCTGTGCGGCGCGGGCAAGGTCCTGCAGACTCCGCGAGGTGCCGTCTACTGCGTCAGCCAGCGCGCCGAGCACATCTGGGAGGGCGTCTCCTCGGCGACGACCCGTTCCCGGCCGATCATCAACACGCGCGACGAGCCGCACGCGGACGCCGAACGCTACCGCCGCCTGCACGTCATCGTGGGCGACTCGAACATGTCCGAGACGACCATGCTGCTCAAGGTCGGCGCCACCGACCTGGTGCTGCGCATGATCGAGGCGGGCACGGTGATGCGGGACCTGACCCTGGAGAACCCGATCCGGGCGATCCGCGAGGTCAGCCACGACATCACCGGCCGCCGCAAGGTGCGCCTGGCCAGCGGCCGGGAGGCCTCCGCGCTGGAGGTGCAGCGCGAGTACTACGAGAAGGCCGTGGACTTCTGCGAGCGCCGCGGCATCCGCACCGGCACCGTGGAGCAGGTCCTGGAGCTGTGGGGCCGCACATTGGACGCGATCGAGGCCGAGGACCTCGACCGGATCGGCACCGAGATCGACTGGGTGATGAAGTACAAGCTCATCGAGCGGTACCGGGCCAAGCACAACATGACCATGTCCCACCCGAGGGTGGCGCAGATAGACCTCGCCTACCACGACATCCACCGCCGTCGCGGCCTGTACTACCTGCTGGAGAAGAAAGGTCAAGCAGCCCGGATCTGCAACGACTTGAAGATCTTCGAGGGCAAGTCGGTTCCGCCGCAGACCACTCGGGCGCGGCTGCGCGGCGACTTCATCCGGCGGGCGCAGGAACAGCGCCGTGACTTCACGGTCGACTGGGTCCACCTCAAGCTCAATGACCAGGCACAGCGCACAGTGTTGTGCAAGGACCCGTTCCGTTCCGTGGACGACCGGGTGGAGAAGCTGATCGCCGGAATGTGA
- a CDS encoding WYL domain-containing protein: protein MVGKPARPTNAIDQTRRMLSLVTYLKERPGARVEDVARAFGITEDELVSDLDVLPMCGTSFRGGDLLDIDTDGERIWWHNPDDVAEPLRLAADEATALLVAARAVSTLPGLRESDRQALLRATAKVEAAAGEQAGASSRLSVTFESEGGVFADVDRAIAERRRLWIRYYSPARDEVTEREIDPIRLVSVGHTYVEAWCRRSEARRTFRLDRVAEIKILDEPSAPPELELRDLSEGLVQPAAEDPVVVVEVGPGGRWVAEYYPHDSADELPDGGLRITLRTPDPASLRRLALRLGRDGRIVSPRDLADSAREAAREALAAYDGVEAAGAHSVLAGQDGQSDRPYDRRE from the coding sequence GTGGTCGGAAAACCTGCTCGGCCGACGAACGCCATCGACCAGACCCGGCGGATGCTCTCCCTGGTGACCTATCTGAAGGAGCGCCCCGGCGCCCGGGTCGAGGACGTCGCCCGCGCCTTCGGGATCACCGAGGACGAGCTGGTCTCCGACCTCGACGTGCTGCCCATGTGCGGCACCAGCTTCCGCGGCGGCGATCTGCTCGACATCGACACCGACGGCGAGCGCATCTGGTGGCACAACCCCGACGATGTCGCGGAGCCGCTGAGGCTCGCCGCCGACGAGGCCACCGCGCTGCTGGTGGCCGCCCGGGCGGTGTCGACGCTGCCCGGCCTGCGTGAGAGCGACCGGCAGGCGCTGCTGCGGGCCACCGCCAAGGTGGAAGCCGCGGCAGGCGAGCAGGCGGGTGCCAGCTCGCGGCTGTCCGTGACCTTCGAGTCCGAGGGCGGCGTCTTCGCGGACGTCGACCGGGCGATCGCCGAGCGGCGCCGCCTGTGGATCCGCTACTACTCGCCTGCCCGCGACGAGGTCACCGAGCGCGAGATCGACCCCATCCGGCTGGTCAGCGTCGGCCACACCTATGTCGAGGCCTGGTGCCGCCGCTCCGAGGCGCGGCGCACCTTCCGGCTCGACCGGGTCGCCGAGATCAAGATCCTCGACGAGCCGTCCGCGCCGCCCGAGCTCGAGCTCAGGGACCTGTCGGAGGGGCTGGTGCAGCCCGCGGCCGAGGACCCCGTGGTCGTGGTCGAGGTCGGTCCGGGCGGGCGCTGGGTGGCCGAGTACTACCCGCACGACAGCGCGGATGAGCTCCCGGACGGCGGACTGCGTATCACCTTGCGCACCCCGGATCCGGCGTCGCTCAGGCGGCTGGCGCTGCGGCTCGGGCGCGACGGCCGGATCGTCTCACCTCGCGACCTCGCCGACAGCGCCCGTGAGGCGGCTCGCGAGGCGCTGGCGGCGTACGACGGGGTCGAGGCAGCGGGCGCGCACAGCGTGCTCGCGGGGCAGGACGGACAGTCCGACAGGCCGTACGACAGGCGCGAGTGA
- a CDS encoding LacI family DNA-binding transcriptional regulator gives MARASTRPTSRDVAQAAGVSQAAVSLVLGDKWRGRVSQATAERVREAARELGYRPNLAARNLRLGRTRTVLLVVPALTTEFFAGVYTGAARVAAEHGFGVVLYPSPEGIGPARDPFASAQAALDGVIASSMAADALTAIRGDQLPLVMLDSDPSGSLGAATVNLDITDGVRQVAEHLLGLGHRHFLHLAADIASWTFEVRARELANRVGAVPGTSIRTAHAPITIEDALTAAGAALSAPGPRPTALVCDDDKLAAGAYKAVRRLGLRIPDDISVTGLDDLALATAIDPELTTVRLDAELFGERGMQALLAVLEGRTPEAGDIPVELVVRGSTAPPSAS, from the coding sequence GTGGCCCGAGCCAGCACCCGCCCCACGAGCCGCGACGTCGCCCAGGCCGCCGGCGTCTCCCAGGCCGCGGTCTCCCTGGTGCTCGGCGACAAATGGCGCGGACGGGTGTCGCAGGCCACCGCGGAACGCGTACGCGAAGCCGCCCGCGAACTCGGCTACCGCCCCAACCTCGCCGCCCGCAACCTCCGCCTCGGCCGCACCCGCACGGTCCTCCTCGTCGTCCCCGCCCTCACGACCGAGTTCTTCGCGGGCGTCTACACCGGCGCCGCCCGCGTCGCCGCCGAACACGGCTTCGGCGTCGTCCTCTACCCCTCCCCCGAGGGCATCGGACCCGCCCGCGACCCCTTCGCCTCCGCCCAGGCAGCCCTGGACGGCGTCATCGCCTCCTCCATGGCCGCCGACGCCCTCACCGCCATCCGCGGCGACCAGCTGCCGCTCGTCATGCTGGACAGCGACCCCTCCGGAAGCCTCGGCGCGGCGACCGTCAACCTGGACATCACCGACGGCGTACGACAGGTCGCCGAGCACCTCCTCGGCCTCGGCCACCGCCACTTCCTGCACCTCGCCGCCGACATCGCGTCCTGGACCTTCGAGGTACGCGCCCGCGAACTGGCCAACCGGGTCGGCGCCGTCCCCGGCACCTCCATCCGCACAGCCCACGCGCCGATCACCATCGAGGACGCCCTGACCGCCGCCGGGGCCGCGCTCTCGGCCCCCGGCCCACGACCCACCGCCCTGGTCTGTGACGACGACAAACTCGCGGCCGGCGCCTACAAGGCCGTCCGCCGCCTCGGCCTGCGCATCCCCGACGACATCTCAGTCACCGGCCTCGACGACCTCGCCCTGGCCACCGCCATCGACCCGGAGCTGACCACCGTACGGCTGGACGCGGAGCTCTTCGGCGAACGCGGCATGCAAGCCCTGCTGGCCGTCCTGGAGGGCCGCACGCCCGAGGCCGGGGACATTCCCGTCGAACTCGTCGTACGGGGCTCCACGGCCCCGCCGAGCGCCTCCTGA
- a CDS encoding FKBP-type peptidyl-prolyl cis-trans isomerase: protein MRRRSLLIAVPAGLTTLAACGDDGSDSSKASDSASPSPSAPAQSAPPPPKIVDGPLPAITAGTKFGEKPTVAKGSGAPSKQLAVKTLVAGSGKTVAENDYIQAHYLGQVWDTAKVFDNSYDRKTPVLIQLAAGSIFDGWRYGLAGKKTGSRVELAVPPTWGYGPQGNPQAGVKGTDTLVFVIDVQETFNGKSSAKGTEVAQDAADVPKVGTNTDGKAPSIEIPKADAPTKLVANYVIEGDGDEVAADSTVLVQYKGVLWDTGKEFDSTYSRNALTSFSLQQVVKGWAQGLTGKKVGSRVLIVIPPDLGYGDKPPAGSGIKKDSTLVFSVDILAKM, encoded by the coding sequence GTGCGCCGACGCTCACTTCTCATTGCCGTACCCGCTGGACTGACGACGCTCGCCGCATGCGGCGACGACGGGTCCGACTCGAGTAAGGCGAGCGACAGCGCGTCGCCCTCACCCTCGGCGCCGGCCCAGTCGGCGCCGCCGCCCCCGAAGATCGTCGACGGCCCGCTCCCGGCGATCACCGCGGGCACGAAGTTCGGCGAGAAGCCGACGGTGGCCAAGGGCAGCGGCGCCCCGTCGAAGCAGCTGGCGGTGAAGACACTCGTCGCGGGCAGCGGCAAGACGGTCGCGGAGAACGACTACATCCAGGCGCACTACCTCGGCCAGGTCTGGGACACGGCGAAGGTCTTCGACAACTCCTACGACCGCAAGACGCCGGTGCTCATCCAGCTCGCCGCGGGCAGCATCTTCGACGGCTGGCGGTACGGCCTGGCGGGGAAGAAGACCGGCAGCCGGGTCGAGCTCGCCGTGCCGCCCACCTGGGGTTATGGCCCGCAGGGCAATCCGCAGGCGGGCGTCAAGGGCACCGACACGCTGGTCTTCGTCATCGATGTGCAGGAAACGTTCAACGGGAAGAGCTCGGCCAAGGGCACGGAGGTCGCCCAGGACGCCGCCGACGTGCCGAAGGTCGGCACCAACACCGACGGCAAGGCGCCCTCCATCGAGATCCCCAAGGCGGACGCGCCGACGAAGCTGGTGGCGAACTACGTCATCGAGGGCGACGGCGACGAGGTCGCCGCGGACAGCACCGTGCTCGTGCAGTACAAGGGCGTGCTGTGGGACACCGGCAAGGAGTTCGACTCGACGTACAGCCGGAACGCGCTGACGTCGTTCTCGCTCCAGCAGGTCGTCAAGGGCTGGGCGCAGGGCCTGACCGGCAAGAAGGTCGGCAGCCGTGTGCTGATCGTCATCCCGCCGGACCTCGGGTACGGCGACAAGCCGCCGGCCGGCAGCGGCATCAAGAAGGACTCCACGCTGGTCTTCTCGGTGGACATCCTGGCGAAGATGTGA